In Legionella spiritensis, the following proteins share a genomic window:
- a CDS encoding efflux transporter outer membrane subunit — protein sequence MKGNTIPLFLLFGSLLTGCTVGPDYKNPELKTSSKWSATKRAHQATSPAPVNLSWWKEFNDPLLNEYIRQAANNNLDIKIARARILEARALRQIDAASFYPQINAQTLVNSLRISKQGRELGFFPNFPGIDLINRQRPFYSLGFDSRWELDLFGKTRRAIEAREAEIGQAIESERNVLLSVVAEVARNYVELRGTQREIRIRNKNLALQRKTLRIVRQQYEVGSGNELDVALAESQLKTTESSLPNLTAQIYANAYQIAVLLGKEPQAILKQVQATRPLQFPRKPVPIGLRSDILCRRPDVREAERQLAAATAEIGVATAELFPQFNLIGDISLDSVFFDKLFNKSSGAWTLGPSMNWPVFQGGRIRANIKRQKIRAEQAGLHYWQTILNALKEAETALVRYGQELDTKDRLFAAVKANRHSFHLARQRYKWGEDDILALIDTERALNNSESEMISSETRTLTNLISLYKTLGGGWETLSGRTCDKKCVKKNVLHKSRA from the coding sequence ATGAAAGGAAACACAATCCCCCTGTTCCTGCTTTTCGGCTCCTTGCTGACAGGATGCACGGTTGGACCCGATTATAAAAATCCGGAGTTAAAAACAAGCTCGAAATGGTCCGCCACGAAACGGGCACATCAGGCAACGTCCCCTGCTCCGGTGAATTTAAGCTGGTGGAAAGAGTTCAACGATCCATTGCTCAATGAGTATATCAGGCAAGCGGCAAACAACAATCTGGACATTAAAATCGCCAGAGCCCGTATCCTGGAAGCACGAGCCTTGCGGCAAATCGATGCGGCGAGCTTTTACCCGCAAATCAACGCCCAAACGCTGGTCAATTCCTTGCGAATCAGTAAACAGGGCCGGGAATTGGGCTTTTTCCCGAATTTTCCGGGGATCGATTTGATTAATCGGCAAAGACCTTTCTACAGTCTGGGCTTCGATTCACGATGGGAACTGGATCTGTTCGGCAAAACCAGACGCGCCATAGAAGCCCGTGAGGCGGAAATCGGCCAGGCCATTGAATCCGAACGGAATGTTTTGCTATCTGTCGTTGCTGAAGTGGCGCGTAACTATGTGGAACTGCGCGGGACGCAGCGTGAAATACGGATAAGAAATAAAAATCTTGCCTTGCAACGCAAAACATTGCGCATTGTACGACAACAATATGAAGTCGGTTCGGGTAATGAACTGGATGTCGCCCTGGCTGAAAGCCAGCTTAAAACGACCGAATCGTCCCTGCCCAATTTAACGGCGCAGATCTACGCCAACGCCTATCAAATCGCCGTCTTGCTGGGTAAGGAGCCTCAGGCTATTCTCAAACAAGTCCAGGCAACCCGCCCCCTGCAATTTCCTCGCAAACCGGTTCCCATCGGGCTGCGTTCCGATATTTTATGTCGCAGGCCTGATGTGCGTGAGGCAGAGCGTCAACTGGCCGCCGCCACAGCGGAAATAGGAGTAGCCACCGCCGAGCTATTCCCCCAGTTCAACCTGATAGGCGATATCAGCCTCGACAGTGTCTTTTTCGATAAGCTGTTTAATAAATCAAGCGGCGCATGGACACTTGGACCATCCATGAACTGGCCTGTTTTCCAGGGCGGTCGAATTCGTGCCAATATAAAACGTCAGAAAATACGCGCCGAGCAGGCCGGCCTGCACTACTGGCAAACCATTCTCAACGCATTGAAAGAAGCGGAAACGGCTCTGGTTCGTTACGGACAGGAGCTCGATACCAAAGATCGCCTCTTTGCGGCGGTTAAAGCCAACCGACATTCCTTTCATCTGGCACGCCAACGTTACAAATGGGGAGAGGATGATATTCTGGCTTTGATTGATACAGAACGGGCATTAAACAACAGCGAATCTGAAATGATAAGCTCTGAAACTCGTACGCTCACTAATTTGATCAGCCTTTATAAAACGTTAGGTGGCGGCTGGGAAACACTTTCTGGCCGAACTTGCGACAAAAAATGTGTCAAAAAGAATGTATTACATAAATCACGCGCGTAA
- a CDS encoding ABC transporter permease: MTKFVIFSPRVRALMIKEVLTLFRDPKGRIVLIVPPILQLLIFSFAATLEVKNVALAIYNQDHGKHGYEVVQRLVGSPTFTDIIFINRQSAIKPIIDNQKAMAALVIPQDFSRKLEANSPVGVQLILDGRRSNATQIVNGYISTIIETYNQELKQQQGLASLPVITISRNWFNENLLYLWFTVPSLVCILSMLISLVITALSVARERELGTFDQILVSPLTSYEILLGKTIPAIIIGLAEGCLIWVAAIWVFKIPFTGSASLMFLVLFLFIMSTVGIGLFISAMSKTQQQAILGAFIFMVPAVTLSGYAAPIENMPYWLQKLTWFNPLTHALVAVRGLFLKNLPLHDVMNSIWPMILIGIFTLPVAGWYFKKRVE; encoded by the coding sequence CCTATCCTGCAATTGCTGATTTTTTCGTTCGCCGCAACCCTGGAAGTAAAAAACGTCGCTCTGGCCATTTATAACCAGGATCACGGCAAACACGGTTATGAAGTGGTCCAGCGACTGGTCGGTTCGCCGACCTTTACCGATATTATTTTTATTAACCGGCAATCCGCCATCAAGCCCATAATAGATAATCAAAAAGCGATGGCAGCTCTGGTCATACCACAGGATTTTTCGCGTAAACTGGAAGCCAACTCCCCTGTTGGAGTGCAACTCATTCTGGATGGCAGGCGCTCTAACGCCACCCAAATTGTCAATGGCTACATCAGTACCATCATTGAAACGTACAATCAGGAGTTGAAACAACAGCAGGGCCTCGCTTCCTTGCCAGTTATTACGATTTCCCGTAACTGGTTTAACGAAAATCTTCTTTATCTCTGGTTTACGGTTCCTTCGCTGGTTTGTATTCTGTCGATGCTGATTTCTCTGGTGATCACCGCGCTGTCCGTAGCCCGCGAGCGAGAATTAGGCACCTTCGATCAAATATTGGTATCGCCCCTGACCTCTTATGAAATTTTACTGGGTAAAACCATTCCGGCCATTATCATTGGGCTGGCGGAAGGATGCCTGATTTGGGTTGCAGCCATCTGGGTATTTAAAATACCCTTTACCGGTTCGGCGTCTTTGATGTTTCTTGTTCTGTTTCTTTTTATCATGTCCACGGTCGGTATCGGGCTTTTTATTTCCGCCATGTCCAAAACCCAGCAACAAGCCATTTTAGGCGCGTTTATTTTTATGGTGCCGGCCGTGACCTTGTCGGGATATGCCGCCCCTATTGAAAACATGCCCTACTGGCTGCAAAAACTGACCTGGTTCAATCCATTGACCCACGCGCTCGTCGCAGTGCGGGGATTATTTCTGAAAAATTTGCCGCTGCATGATGTCATGAACAGTATCTGGCCGATGATTTTGATTGGCATTTTTACCCTTCCGGTGGCAGGATGGTATTTTAAGAAACGCGTGGAGTAG
- a CDS encoding Rossmann-fold NAD(P)-binding domain-containing protein, translated as MTFEDYFACYGAKDAPFMHEQWLKWRELQPLKGLTGLHCVPLVPNTLLKIACLVAAGMEITAVNPECLRNDTPSCQRAVACLESSGVRYVADCYDLRQQRFDIYFDCGAELYQKLGRPAIGAVELTGSGDDFYRRQTLDFPVVSIDRTLTKQLETVFGTAVSAALAIEELTGYNPAEKSWLIFGFGKIGRGLACYCQKYGVSFTVVEPCPNACRAATALGIACISPLDKKAVAEAVSRSDIVITASGKKAIMDEYPVEWFENRILANMGIYDEFGARFCKERVLNHKAPLNFVLEDPTPIQYMDPEFYAHNLAALDLLEGDRRPGVYDLSLIQDNTIIRQWCQYHRVSDKDIQKWFIPRDEFRA; from the coding sequence ATGACTTTCGAGGATTATTTTGCCTGCTATGGTGCAAAGGATGCGCCATTTATGCACGAGCAATGGCTCAAATGGCGCGAGCTTCAGCCTCTTAAGGGGTTGACTGGCCTGCATTGTGTGCCTCTGGTACCCAATACCTTATTGAAAATCGCTTGTCTGGTCGCGGCGGGGATGGAGATAACGGCGGTCAATCCTGAATGTTTACGCAACGACACGCCATCATGTCAACGGGCTGTCGCCTGCCTCGAATCCAGCGGAGTCCGGTATGTTGCGGACTGTTATGATTTACGGCAACAACGGTTTGATATCTATTTTGATTGCGGTGCGGAGCTTTATCAAAAACTGGGACGTCCGGCGATTGGGGCGGTGGAATTGACAGGCTCCGGGGATGATTTTTATCGGCGGCAGACGCTTGATTTTCCCGTTGTCAGTATTGACAGAACCTTGACCAAACAACTGGAAACCGTGTTTGGAACGGCGGTGAGCGCGGCGTTGGCAATTGAGGAGTTGACGGGCTATAATCCCGCGGAAAAATCATGGCTGATTTTCGGGTTTGGTAAAATCGGACGTGGTCTTGCCTGTTACTGCCAAAAATATGGTGTCTCCTTTACGGTTGTCGAGCCGTGCCCCAACGCGTGTCGTGCGGCAACGGCGCTTGGTATTGCCTGTATTTCGCCGCTGGATAAAAAGGCTGTTGCCGAGGCCGTGTCTCGTAGTGATATCGTTATCACCGCATCAGGCAAGAAGGCTATTATGGACGAGTACCCCGTGGAGTGGTTTGAGAACAGGATTCTCGCTAACATGGGCATTTACGATGAATTCGGCGCCCGGTTTTGCAAGGAGCGTGTATTAAACCATAAAGCGCCTCTTAATTTTGTCCTTGAGGATCCCACACCGATTCAATACATGGATCCGGAGTTTTACGCCCACAACCTGGCTGCGCTGGATTTGCTGGAAGGCGACAGGCGCCCTGGTGTGTATGATTTATCGCTAATTCAGGATAATACGATTATCAGGCAATGGTGCCAGTATCATCGGGTTTCCGACAAGGATATTCAAAAATGGTTTATTCCGCGCGACGAATTTAGAGCGTGA